One window of the Gambusia affinis linkage group LG13, SWU_Gaff_1.0, whole genome shotgun sequence genome contains the following:
- the ankrd1a gene encoding ankyrin repeat domain-containing protein 1 isoform X1 — protein MGLLSVEELVTSKRSEGKEPSDFQGGEYEAAVNQEKQDDCRSLQELPGEGRASEEEVSVVALNTDRSGRLKLETVDDLFNILQLRKRRKERKSSVFKKTEPEPEPVPETVDEQLFLTAVMENKLPVVEKYLANRGNPNAADNFQRTALHKASFKGHVEVMRRLLEAGAALEQKDKLEATAVHWACRGGNLPALQLLLHQGAKFTSRDKLQSTPLHVAVRTGHCECAEHLIHCGADVNARDRDGDTPMHDAVRINRFKMIKLLMMYGASLSTKNSVSPIGAAGLQHGSRSSRAQAGLLLLCRMEKLQWRRCIHGRTEPRACCVTSTRRSPDVLDCLQETDDSGI, from the exons ATGGGACTGCTGAGTGTGGAAGAACTG GTGACCAGTAAGAGGTCAGAGGGCAAAGAGCCCAGCGACTTCCAGGGGGGCGAGTACGAGGCGGCCGTCAACCAAGAGAAGCAGGATGACTGTCGGTCGCTTCAGGAGCTGCCAGGGGAAGGCAGAGCTTCAGAGGAAGAGGTCAGCGTGGTGGCTCTGAAC ACGGACAGAAGCGGGAGGCTGAAGCTGGAGACGGTGGACGATCTGTTCAACATCctgcagctgaggaagaggaggaaggagaggaagtCTTCTGTGTTCAAGAAAACtgaaccggaaccggaaccagTG ccagAAACGGTGGATGAGCAGCTGTTCCTCACGGCGGTTATGGAGAACAAACTTCCTGTGGTGGAGAAGTATCTGGCCAACAGAGGAAACCCAAACGCAGCCGATAAC ttccagAGAACTGCTCTGCACAAAGCTTCCTTCAAAGGACATGTGGAGGTGATGAGGAGACTTCTGGAGGCCGGTGCTGCCTTAGAGCAGAAAGACAAG ctgGAGGCCACAGCCGTCCATTGGGCCTGCAGGGGAGGCAACCTGCCAGCcctgcagctcctgctccaCCAGGGAGCCAAGTTCACCAGCAGAGACAAG TTGCAGAGCACGCCTCTTCACGTCGCTGTGAGGACCGGACACTGTGAGTGCGCCGAGCATCTGATCCACTGCGGAGCCGACGTCAACGCCAGAGACAGA GACGGAGACACACCAATGCACGATGCTGTGAGGATAAACCGATTCAAGATGATCAAGCTGCTGATGATGTACGGCGCCAGCCTCAGCACCAAGAACAGCGTAAGTCCCATCGGTGCCGCTGGACTCCAGCATGGGTCCAGGTCCAGTAGAGCTCAGGCTGGTCTGCTGCTTCTCTGCAGGATGGAAAAACTCCAATGGAGACGCTGTATTCATGGCAGAACGGAGCCAAGAGCCTGCTGTGTAACTTCAACGAGGAGAAGCCCTGATGTCCTGGACTGTCTGCAGGAAACAGACGATTCAGGGATCTGA
- the ankrd1a gene encoding ankyrin repeat domain-containing protein 1 isoform X2 codes for MGLLSVEELVTSKRSEGKEPSDFQGGEYEAAVNQEKQDDCRSLQELPGEGRASEEEVSVVALNTDRSGRLKLETVDDLFNILQLRKRRKERKSSVFKKTEPEPEPVPETVDEQLFLTAVMENKLPVVEKYLANRGNPNAADNFQRTALHKASFKGHVEVMRRLLEAGAALEQKDKLEATAVHWACRGGNLPALQLLLHQGAKFTSRDKLQSTPLHVAVRTGHCECAEHLIHCGADVNARDRDGDTPMHDAVRINRFKMIKLLMMYGASLSTKNSDGKTPMETLYSWQNGAKSLLCNFNEEKP; via the exons ATGGGACTGCTGAGTGTGGAAGAACTG GTGACCAGTAAGAGGTCAGAGGGCAAAGAGCCCAGCGACTTCCAGGGGGGCGAGTACGAGGCGGCCGTCAACCAAGAGAAGCAGGATGACTGTCGGTCGCTTCAGGAGCTGCCAGGGGAAGGCAGAGCTTCAGAGGAAGAGGTCAGCGTGGTGGCTCTGAAC ACGGACAGAAGCGGGAGGCTGAAGCTGGAGACGGTGGACGATCTGTTCAACATCctgcagctgaggaagaggaggaaggagaggaagtCTTCTGTGTTCAAGAAAACtgaaccggaaccggaaccagTG ccagAAACGGTGGATGAGCAGCTGTTCCTCACGGCGGTTATGGAGAACAAACTTCCTGTGGTGGAGAAGTATCTGGCCAACAGAGGAAACCCAAACGCAGCCGATAAC ttccagAGAACTGCTCTGCACAAAGCTTCCTTCAAAGGACATGTGGAGGTGATGAGGAGACTTCTGGAGGCCGGTGCTGCCTTAGAGCAGAAAGACAAG ctgGAGGCCACAGCCGTCCATTGGGCCTGCAGGGGAGGCAACCTGCCAGCcctgcagctcctgctccaCCAGGGAGCCAAGTTCACCAGCAGAGACAAG TTGCAGAGCACGCCTCTTCACGTCGCTGTGAGGACCGGACACTGTGAGTGCGCCGAGCATCTGATCCACTGCGGAGCCGACGTCAACGCCAGAGACAGA GACGGAGACACACCAATGCACGATGCTGTGAGGATAAACCGATTCAAGATGATCAAGCTGCTGATGATGTACGGCGCCAGCCTCAGCACCAAGAACAGC GATGGAAAAACTCCAATGGAGACGCTGTATTCATGGCAGAACGGAGCCAAGAGCCTGCTGTGTAACTTCAACGAGGAGAAGCCCTGA
- the pcgf5a gene encoding polycomb group RING finger protein 5-A, producing the protein MAATGRKHLVKDFNHFITCYLCRGYLIKPTTVTECLHTFCKSCIVQHFEESNDCPKCGIQVHETNPLEMLRLDNTLEEIIFKLVPGLREKEEQQELDFWKKNQPKENGQESLRCLPDGGASGGADDDGEGGEGGDYHRSDPQIAICLDCLHNAGQSGESSVTDLMKRFIRCSSRVTVGTIKKFLSLKLKLPSSYELDVLCNGEIMGRDHTLEFIYMTRWRLHGENTYPMVLEYRPRIDFG; encoded by the exons atggCCGCCACAGGACGGAAGCACTTGGTAAAAGATTTCAACCATTTCATCACCTGCTACCTGTGCCGAGGTTACCTGATCAAACCGACCACAGTCACTGAGTGCCTGCACACCT TCTGTAAGAGCTGCATCGTGCAGCACTTTGAGGAGAGCAATGACTGTCCTAAATGTGGCATCCAGGTCCATGAGACCAACCCACTGGAGATGCTGAG GCTGGACAACACGCTGGAGGAGATCATCTTCAAGCTGGTGCCCGGACTCAGAGAAA AAGAGGAACAGCAGGAACTGGACTTCTGGAAGAAGAACCAGCCGAAGGAGAACGGCCAAG AGAGCCTGCGGTGTCTTCCTGACGGCGGCGCCTCTGGGGGCGCCGATGACGATGGTGAGGGCGGTGAAGGTGGAGACTACCACAGGAGCGACCCTCAGATCGCCATCTGCCTGGACTGCCTGCACAACGCGGGGCAGTCCGGGGAGAGCAGCGTGACG GACCTGATGAAGAGGTTCATCCGCTGCTCCAGCAGGGTTACCGTGGGAACCATCAAGAAGTTCCTCAGTCTTAAACTCAAGCTGCCGAGCTCTTATGAG CTGGATGTGCTCTGCAACGGAGAAATCATGGGCAGAGATCACACCCTGGAGTTCATCTACATGACCCGCTGGCGGCTGCACGGAGAGAAC ACGTATCCGATGGTTCTGGAGTACCGGCCGCGGATCGACTTCGGCTGA